From one Lolium rigidum isolate FL_2022 chromosome 4, APGP_CSIRO_Lrig_0.1, whole genome shotgun sequence genomic stretch:
- the LOC124648382 gene encoding leucine-rich repeat extensin-like protein 5 yields MYCTDSGTGSIGPGFGSIAPDTNSIGTNTGTGSIVPGAAGTGSIASDTESFASGSIAPNIGSIAPGTGSISSDTGSIAFNTGSIASGNIAPGTGSIASDTGSITFDTGSIASGTGSISSDTGSIASGSIAPNSGSIAPGTGNIAPNTGSIASDTGSIASGTIAPNTGSIASDTGSIAPDTASPPAPGASPPAQVASPPTQVASPPTPGASPPAQVASPPTQVASPPTPGASPPVASPPAPGASPPVASPPAQVASPPTPGASPPVASPPTPGASPPTPGASPPAPGASPPVASPPTPGASPPVASPPAPVASPPTPGASPPVASPPAPGASPPTPGASPPVALPPTKEASPPTPGASPPAASPPPPATSPPGASPSTPGASPPASSPPLPVASPPPPTASPPPAAASPPPSASSPPPPAASPPPPAASPPLPASSPPPPVASAPPPAASPPLAAASPLPLVSSPPPPHRHLLR; encoded by the exons ATGTACTGTACCGACTCCGGAACCGGTAGCATCGGGCCCGGTTTCGGTAGCATCGCCCCCGACACCAATAGCATTGGCACCAACACCGGCACCGGCAGCATTGTCCCAGGGGCCGCCGGTACCGGTAGCATCGCCTCCGACACCGAGAGCTTCGCCTCCGGTAGCATCGCCCCCAACATCGGTAGCATCGCCCCCGGCACCGGTAGCATTTCCTCCGACACCGGGAGCATCGCCTTTAACACCGGGAGCATCGCCTCCGGTAACATCGCCCCCGGCACCGGTAGCATTGCCTCCGACACCGGGAGCATCACCTTTGACACCGGGAGCATCGCCTCCGGCACCGGTAGCATTTCCTCCGACACCGGGAGCATCGCCTCCGGTAGCATCGCCCCCAACTCCGGTAGCATCGCCCCCGGCACCGGTAACATCGCCCCCAACACCGGGAGCATCGCCTCCGACACCGGGAGCATCGCCTCCGGTACCATCGCCCCCAACACAGGTAGCATCGCCTCCGACACCGGGAGCATCGCCCCCGACACAG CATCGCCCCCGGCACCGGGAGCATCGCCCCCGGCACAGGTAGCATCGCCCCCGACACAGGTAGCATCGCCTCCGACACCGGGAGCATCGCCCCCGGCACAGGTAGCATCGCCCCCGACACAGGTAGCATCGCCTCCGACACCGGGAGCATCACCTCCGGTAGCATCGCCCCCGGCACCGGGAGCATCGCCTCCGGTAGCATCCCCCCCAGCACAGGTAGCATCTCCTCCGACACCGGGAGCATCGCCTCCGGTAGCATCGCCCCCGACACCGGGAGCATCGCCTCCGACACCGGGAGCATCGCCCCCGGCACCGGGAGCATCGCCTCCGGTAGCATCGCCCCCGACACCGGGAGCTTCGCCTCCGGTAGCATCGCCCCCGGCACCGGTAGCATCGCCTCCGACACCGGGAGCATCGCCTCCGGTAGCATCGCCCCCGGCACCGGGAGCATCGCCTCCGACACCGGGAGCATCGCCTCCGGTAGCATTGCCCCCGACAAAGGAGGCATCGCCTCCGACACCGGGAGCATCGCCACCGGCagcatcgccacctccaccggcaacATCGCCACCGGGAGCATCTCCTTCGACACCGGGAGCATCGCCAccggcatcatcgccacctcTACCGGTAGCATCTCCCCCGCCACCGACAGCATCGCCACCTCCAGCGgcagcatctccaccgccatcggcatcatcgccaccaccaccggcagcatctccacctccacctgcAGCATCTCCCCCGCTCccggcatcatcgccacctccaccggtaGCATCTGCCCCGCCACCGGCAGCATCGCCACCTCTAGCGGCAGCATCTCCACTGCCACTGGTATCATCGCCACCTCCACCT CATCGCCACCTCCTCCGGTAG